In Streptomyces sp. ML-6, the genomic stretch CCCGACCTCCCGGACGCACCCGCTTTATGAGGCGGGCGGGAGATACGAGGCGTGTGCGACACGTGCGAGGTACGAGACACGCCGGGGATACCGGAGGCCCCCGGCGTACCGCTACTGGCAACCGGGTCGCCCGGCAGTCCGGACGGCGTCCGGTCGTGCCCCTCGTTGACGAGGACCCAGACCGTGACCTCTCCCGACGAGCTGTCGCGTACGCCCCACTCGTCGGCGAGCGCGCTGATGATGTTGAGCCCGCGACCGCCCCGTGCCGTCACCGAAGGCGTGGCCGGGACGGGTCTGGTCGGGCCGCCCCCGTCCGTCACCTCGACGGTCAGCC encodes the following:
- a CDS encoding ATP-binding protein encodes the protein MAVPHGPAGVGQARHRMREQLRSHGVSDSVVDDAVLILSELLSNACRHGRPLGRHTDAGDGDIRAAWRVDRAGGLTVEVTDGGGPTRPVPATPSVTARGGRGLNIISALADEWGVRDSSSGEVTVWVLVNEGHDRTPSGLPGDPVASSGTPGASGIPGVSRTSHVSHTPRISRPPHKAGASGRSGASGRPAASGGVPGAPDLDELGFADVFDDVG